In one window of Macrotis lagotis isolate mMagLag1 chromosome 5, bilby.v1.9.chrom.fasta, whole genome shotgun sequence DNA:
- the TCF19 gene encoding LOW QUALITY PROTEIN: transcription factor 19 (The sequence of the model RefSeq protein was modified relative to this genomic sequence to represent the inferred CDS: substituted 1 base at 1 genomic stop codon), which translates to MLPCFQLLRMGVGRGGDPYTFHPPAGAVCTYHLGLRADLCDVMLRPQCEPVLISPVHAKLHAKGQGDHWRVSLEDCSSYGTLVNNIKLPRGXQLELSDSDLLTFGPKGPLGASPPEFYFMFQHVCVRPQDFAAITNPRARGESEGGGGFWPMLPPRGAPQRPLSTLSPTPKATLILSSIGSLSKLQPQPLTFTKVRNGGQSLTFPVTLREAGITLPTPPPAPRNRRKSAHKVLAELEDEEGIEESPPRVQAETRKKPRGMKTPVTPSGKRRGRPRKYMSSQTSATPPIGGGDPCAAPTCQPPQEETVAWVQCDGCDAWFHVACAGCSYRAAQEADYRCSSCQT; encoded by the exons ATGTTACCCTGCTTCCAGCTGCTTCGAATGGGGGTTGGGAGAGGTGGAGACCCCTATACTTTTCATCCCCCAGCTGGGGCTGTCTGTACCTACCACTTGGGTCTCCGGGCTGATCTGTGTGATGTGATGCTTCGGCCTCAGTGTGAACCTGTCCTCATCTCCCCGGTCCATGCCAAGCTGCATGCTAAAGGCCAAGGTGACCACTGGCGAGTCAGCCTGGAGGATTGCAGTAGCTATG GTACCCTGGTCAACAATATCAAGCTCCCCAGGGGTTGACAGCTAGAACTGAGTGACAGTGACCTCCTAACCTTTGGCCCTAAGGGGCCCCTGGGAGCCAGCCCTCCTGAGTTCTACTTCATGTTCCAGCATGTTTGTGTCCGACCCCAGGACTTTGCTGCTATCACTAACCCCAGAGCTAGAGGAGAATCAGAAGGTGGAGGTGGGTTTTGGCCTATGCTGCCCCCTCGGGGGGCCCCACAGCGTCCCCTCAGCACCCTCTCCCCTACTCCCAAGGCTACCCTGATCCTCAGCTCCATTGGCAGTCTCAGCAAACTCCAGCCTCAGCCCCTCACATTCACCAAGGTCAGAAATGGAGGTCAGAGCCTGACCTTTCCTGTGACCCTTAGAGAAGCAGGTATCACacttcccaccccacctccagCTCCTCGGAATCGTCGGAAGTCAGCACACAAGGTGCTGGCTGAGCTAGAGGATGAGGAGGGAATTGAAGAAAGCCCTCCCAGAGTTCAGGCTGAAACCAGAAAGAAGCCTCGAGGAATGAAGACTCCAGTTACGCCCAGTGG AAAGCGACGTGGCCGTCCCCGGAAGTACATGTCATCTCAGACTTCAGCTACCCCTCCAATTGGAGGAGGAGACCCCTGTGCAGCACCCACCTGCCAACCACCCCAGGAAGAGACAGTGGCCTGGGTCCAATGTGATGGCTGTGATGCATGGTTCCATGTGGCCTGTGCAGGTTGCAGCTACCGGGCTGCCCAAGAGGCTGACTACCGCTGTTCTAGTTGCCAAACCTAA
- the CCHCR1 gene encoding coiled-coil alpha-helical rod protein 1 isoform X1 produces MVPKVAKLLKERMDGRRRNLEPPSTFGILQSSGVGRLMPPSHFQTQPLSGMSRITSDLPLLPLVLTSPHCGHDKNDHRWEHHRLQILREQDGAGDSEDSKRRTRTLDYVGPQDLNSQTELISQQLEEVRRLEMESQALRLTSVHQKAQLAAQAEELEVLGQAEQAMRVEVEDLRAALAGAEVIRQKLEEGNKREQEETQKLHKEQISHMTAAHQEALATLTNKAYELEEKLKTMESKREEETKELAVVQREAKMLKEELSKAHAELKTQVALVEQLRRYVGDQIPPESKNQAWELERKQLLETVQSLQGERDALCITLELLEVRVQSLQDILALQEEELGQKFQPTDPLESESTKKAQVLLSLWREKVFALMVQLKVQELEHNQHTQKLKGKVAELEGEVASWGQESAILHRSIQDKAAEVELEKVNSKVLQGELTRAQDARLWQQQQTKIAEDQMKLVANAVSSSHNWLQDQVAKVEEAVAQLPSLNNRIGYASRQVRMIQGLMARKLALVLLHQEQSPPSPLSEELEHELQQLREERNRLDEELQLSARLIQQEVGRAREQGEAERIQLSEEARHLEQELQKTQESLAKVGIQLQAARLSQMESTEEAACLRRELTQQQEIYGRDLQEKVAEVESRLREQLSEMEKRLNEARREHAKAVVSLRQAQHQAARDKERSQELGRLQEAAQREEGFRLKQRLQELEQDKNLMLATLKQEGLLSRYKQQRLFAILPPPSVEPDSGASETLCHTKQLLKGSYISALLEDLQEMSEAITREEEGDNGRCSIVGSSSYQL; encoded by the exons ATGGTGCCCAAAGTTGCTAAGCTGTTAAAG GAAAGAATGGATGGCCGGAGAAGAAACCTGGAACCCCCATCCACTTTTGGGATTCTCCAGTCTTCAG GTGTCGGTAGACTCATGCCTCCATCTCATTTCCAAACACAGCCCCTTTCAGGCATGTCCAGGATCACCTCTGATCTACCACTCTTGCCCCTAGTCCTGACTTCACCTCACTGTGGTCATGATAAAAATGATCATAGATGGGAACATCATAGACTACAGATTTTGAGAGAACAAGATGGAGCAGGTGATAGTGAGGATTCCAAAAGAAGGACTAG GACCCTGGACTATGTGGGGCCACAAGACTTGAATTCCCAAACTGAGTTGATCTCTCAGCAACTGGAAGAGGTGAGGAGACTTGAGATGGAGAGCCAGGCCTTGCGGTTGACTTCAGTCCATCAGAAGGCTCAATTGGCAGCCCAGGCTGAGGAGCTGGAAGTCCTGGGTCAGGCAGAGCAGGCTATGCGGGTTGAAGTAGAGGACCTTCGAGCTGCCTTGGCTGGGGCAGAGGTCATTCGGCAGAAACTGGAAGAAGGAAACAAACGAGAGCAGGAAGAGACTCAGAAGCTGCACAAGGAACAG ATCTCCCACATGACTGCAGCTCACCAGGAAGCTCTTGCTACTCTGACCAACAAGGCCTATGAGTTGGAGGAGAAACTGAAGACCATGGAATCCAAGAGGGAAGAAGAGACCAAGGAGTTGGCTGTTGTACAGAGGGAAGCTAAAATGCTAAAGGAGGAACTAAG TAAAGCCCATGCAGAGCTCAAGACCCAGGTGGCCCTTGTTGAGCAACTTAGGAGATATGTAGGGGATCAGATCCCACCAGAGAGCAAGAACCAGGCGTGGGAGCTGGAGCGCAAGCAGCTTTTGGAGACTGTGCAG AGCTTGCAAGGTGAACGGGATGCCCTGTGTATCACTTTGGAGTTGCTAGAGGTCCGAGTGCAGAGTCTTCAGGACATCCTTGCCTTACAGGAAGAGGAGCTGGGTCAAAAG TTCCAGCCGACAGACCCCCTGGAGTCTGAGTCAACCAAAAAGGCTCAGGTCTTACTGAGCCTTTGGAGGGAAAAAGTGTTTGCCTTGATGGTGCAGTTGAAAGTCCAGGAACTGGAACATAATCAACATACCCAGAAGTTGAAAGGAAAG GTGGCAGAACTTGAAGGAGAGGTGGCATCCTGGGGCCAGGAGTCAGCCATATTACATCGATCTATACAGGACAAAGCTGCTGAAGTGGAATTAGAAAAAGTTAACAGCAAG GTGCTGCAGGGGGAGTTGACTCGAGCCCAGGATGCTAGGCTCTGGCAGCAGCAGCAAACAAAAATAGCTGAGGACCAAATGAAACTTGTGGCCAATGCTGTGAGCAG TTCTCATAACTGGCTACAGGATCAGGTAGCAAAGGTGGAGGAAGCTGTAGCTCAGCTACCTAGCCTCAACAACCGAATTGGCTATGCTTCTCGACAGGTCCGTATGATTCAAG gtcttaTGGCTCGGAAATTAGCACTTGTACTGCTGCATCAAGAACAAAG CCCCCCATCTCCACTATCTGAAGAACTAGAACACGAATTGCAGCAgttaagagaagaaaggaatcGCTTAGATGAAGAGCTACAACTGAGTGCCCGCCTCATCCAACAGGAAGTGGGCCGAGCTCGGGAACAAG GGGAGGCAGAGCGAATTCAACTCAGTGAGGAGGCCCGGCACTTGGAGCAGGAGCTGCAAAAAACCCAGGAGTCTTTGGCCAAGGTTGGGATTCAGCTACAGGCAGCTCGTCTGAGCCAGATGGAGAGTACAGAAGAGGCTGCCTGCCTTCGGCGGGAGCTAACCCAGCAGCAAGAGATCTATGGGAGAG ACTTACAGGAGAAGGTGGCTGAAGTGGAGTCAAGACTTCGAGAACAGCTTTCAGAGATGGAGAAAAGACTGAATGAAGCCCGGAGAGAACATGCTAAAGCTG TGGTCTCCCTGCGCCAGGCCCAACACCAAGCAGCTCGAGACAAGGAACGTAGCCAGGAGCTGGGACGTCTGCAAGAAGCGGCCCAGAGGGAAGAAGGATTCCGGTTGAAGCAGAGGCTTCAAGAGCTGGAACAGGACAAAAACCTCATGTTG GCCACCCTAAAGCAAGAGGGTCTGCTTTCCCGTTACAAACAACAACGATTGTTTGCTATTCTTCCTCCCCCATCAGTGGAACCTGACTCTGGAGCCTCTGAAACTCTATGCCATACCAAACAACTTTTGAAAG GATCCTATATTTCTGCATTGCTGGAGGATTTGCAGGAAATGAGTGAGGCTATCACTCGAGAAGAAGAGGGAGACAATGGAAGGTGCTCAATTGTAGGATCCTCCTCTTACCAGTTGTAA
- the CCHCR1 gene encoding coiled-coil alpha-helical rod protein 1 isoform X2: protein MVPKVAKLLKERMDGRRRNLEPPSTFGILQSSGVGRLMPPSHFQTQPLSGMSRITSDLPLLPLVLTSPHCGHDKNDHRWEHHRLQILREQDGAGDSEDSKRRTRTLDYVGPQDLNSQTELISQQLEEVRRLEMESQALRLTSVHQKAQLAAQAEELEVLGQAEQAMRVEVEDLRAALAGAEVIRQKLEEGNKREQEETQKLHKEQISHMTAAHQEALATLTNKAYELEEKLKTMESKREEETKELAVVQREAKMLKEELSKAHAELKTQVALVEQLRRYVGDQIPPESKNQAWELERKQLLETVQSLQGERDALCITLELLEVRVQSLQDILALQEEELGQKFQPTDPLESESTKKAQVLLSLWREKVFALMVQLKVQELEHNQHTQKLKGKVAELEGEVASWGQESAILHRSIQDKAAEVELEKVNSKVLQGELTRAQDARLWQQQQTKIAEDQMKLVANAVSSSHNWLQDQVAKVEEAVAQLPSLNNRIGYASRQVRMIQGLMARKLALVLLHQEQSPPSPLSEELEHELQQLREERNRLDEELQLSARLIQQEVGRAREQGEAERIQLSEEARHLEQELQKTQESLAKVGIQLQAARLSQMESTEEAACLRRELTQQQEIYGRDLQEKVAEVESRLREQLSEMEKRLNEARREHAKAVVSLRQAQHQAARDKERSQELGRLQEAAQREEGFRLKQRLQELEQDKNLMLATLKQEGLLSRYKQQRLFAILPPPSVEPDSGASETLCHTKQLLKGSYISALLEDLQEMSEAITREEEGDNGRHHRQQ from the exons ATGGTGCCCAAAGTTGCTAAGCTGTTAAAG GAAAGAATGGATGGCCGGAGAAGAAACCTGGAACCCCCATCCACTTTTGGGATTCTCCAGTCTTCAG GTGTCGGTAGACTCATGCCTCCATCTCATTTCCAAACACAGCCCCTTTCAGGCATGTCCAGGATCACCTCTGATCTACCACTCTTGCCCCTAGTCCTGACTTCACCTCACTGTGGTCATGATAAAAATGATCATAGATGGGAACATCATAGACTACAGATTTTGAGAGAACAAGATGGAGCAGGTGATAGTGAGGATTCCAAAAGAAGGACTAG GACCCTGGACTATGTGGGGCCACAAGACTTGAATTCCCAAACTGAGTTGATCTCTCAGCAACTGGAAGAGGTGAGGAGACTTGAGATGGAGAGCCAGGCCTTGCGGTTGACTTCAGTCCATCAGAAGGCTCAATTGGCAGCCCAGGCTGAGGAGCTGGAAGTCCTGGGTCAGGCAGAGCAGGCTATGCGGGTTGAAGTAGAGGACCTTCGAGCTGCCTTGGCTGGGGCAGAGGTCATTCGGCAGAAACTGGAAGAAGGAAACAAACGAGAGCAGGAAGAGACTCAGAAGCTGCACAAGGAACAG ATCTCCCACATGACTGCAGCTCACCAGGAAGCTCTTGCTACTCTGACCAACAAGGCCTATGAGTTGGAGGAGAAACTGAAGACCATGGAATCCAAGAGGGAAGAAGAGACCAAGGAGTTGGCTGTTGTACAGAGGGAAGCTAAAATGCTAAAGGAGGAACTAAG TAAAGCCCATGCAGAGCTCAAGACCCAGGTGGCCCTTGTTGAGCAACTTAGGAGATATGTAGGGGATCAGATCCCACCAGAGAGCAAGAACCAGGCGTGGGAGCTGGAGCGCAAGCAGCTTTTGGAGACTGTGCAG AGCTTGCAAGGTGAACGGGATGCCCTGTGTATCACTTTGGAGTTGCTAGAGGTCCGAGTGCAGAGTCTTCAGGACATCCTTGCCTTACAGGAAGAGGAGCTGGGTCAAAAG TTCCAGCCGACAGACCCCCTGGAGTCTGAGTCAACCAAAAAGGCTCAGGTCTTACTGAGCCTTTGGAGGGAAAAAGTGTTTGCCTTGATGGTGCAGTTGAAAGTCCAGGAACTGGAACATAATCAACATACCCAGAAGTTGAAAGGAAAG GTGGCAGAACTTGAAGGAGAGGTGGCATCCTGGGGCCAGGAGTCAGCCATATTACATCGATCTATACAGGACAAAGCTGCTGAAGTGGAATTAGAAAAAGTTAACAGCAAG GTGCTGCAGGGGGAGTTGACTCGAGCCCAGGATGCTAGGCTCTGGCAGCAGCAGCAAACAAAAATAGCTGAGGACCAAATGAAACTTGTGGCCAATGCTGTGAGCAG TTCTCATAACTGGCTACAGGATCAGGTAGCAAAGGTGGAGGAAGCTGTAGCTCAGCTACCTAGCCTCAACAACCGAATTGGCTATGCTTCTCGACAGGTCCGTATGATTCAAG gtcttaTGGCTCGGAAATTAGCACTTGTACTGCTGCATCAAGAACAAAG CCCCCCATCTCCACTATCTGAAGAACTAGAACACGAATTGCAGCAgttaagagaagaaaggaatcGCTTAGATGAAGAGCTACAACTGAGTGCCCGCCTCATCCAACAGGAAGTGGGCCGAGCTCGGGAACAAG GGGAGGCAGAGCGAATTCAACTCAGTGAGGAGGCCCGGCACTTGGAGCAGGAGCTGCAAAAAACCCAGGAGTCTTTGGCCAAGGTTGGGATTCAGCTACAGGCAGCTCGTCTGAGCCAGATGGAGAGTACAGAAGAGGCTGCCTGCCTTCGGCGGGAGCTAACCCAGCAGCAAGAGATCTATGGGAGAG ACTTACAGGAGAAGGTGGCTGAAGTGGAGTCAAGACTTCGAGAACAGCTTTCAGAGATGGAGAAAAGACTGAATGAAGCCCGGAGAGAACATGCTAAAGCTG TGGTCTCCCTGCGCCAGGCCCAACACCAAGCAGCTCGAGACAAGGAACGTAGCCAGGAGCTGGGACGTCTGCAAGAAGCGGCCCAGAGGGAAGAAGGATTCCGGTTGAAGCAGAGGCTTCAAGAGCTGGAACAGGACAAAAACCTCATGTTG GCCACCCTAAAGCAAGAGGGTCTGCTTTCCCGTTACAAACAACAACGATTGTTTGCTATTCTTCCTCCCCCATCAGTGGAACCTGACTCTGGAGCCTCTGAAACTCTATGCCATACCAAACAACTTTTGAAAG GATCCTATATTTCTGCATTGCTGGAGGATTTGCAGGAAATGAGTGAGGCTATCACTCGAGAAGAAGAGGGAGACAATGGAAG GCATCACAGGCAGCAATGA
- the CCHCR1 gene encoding coiled-coil alpha-helical rod protein 1 isoform X3 has translation MDGRRRNLEPPSTFGILQSSGVGRLMPPSHFQTQPLSGMSRITSDLPLLPLVLTSPHCGHDKNDHRWEHHRLQILREQDGAGDSEDSKRRTRTLDYVGPQDLNSQTELISQQLEEVRRLEMESQALRLTSVHQKAQLAAQAEELEVLGQAEQAMRVEVEDLRAALAGAEVIRQKLEEGNKREQEETQKLHKEQISHMTAAHQEALATLTNKAYELEEKLKTMESKREEETKELAVVQREAKMLKEELSKAHAELKTQVALVEQLRRYVGDQIPPESKNQAWELERKQLLETVQSLQGERDALCITLELLEVRVQSLQDILALQEEELGQKFQPTDPLESESTKKAQVLLSLWREKVFALMVQLKVQELEHNQHTQKLKGKVAELEGEVASWGQESAILHRSIQDKAAEVELEKVNSKVLQGELTRAQDARLWQQQQTKIAEDQMKLVANAVSSSHNWLQDQVAKVEEAVAQLPSLNNRIGYASRQVRMIQGLMARKLALVLLHQEQSPPSPLSEELEHELQQLREERNRLDEELQLSARLIQQEVGRAREQGEAERIQLSEEARHLEQELQKTQESLAKVGIQLQAARLSQMESTEEAACLRRELTQQQEIYGRDLQEKVAEVESRLREQLSEMEKRLNEARREHAKAVVSLRQAQHQAARDKERSQELGRLQEAAQREEGFRLKQRLQELEQDKNLMLATLKQEGLLSRYKQQRLFAILPPPSVEPDSGASETLCHTKQLLKGSYISALLEDLQEMSEAITREEEGDNGRCSIVGSSSYQL, from the exons ATGGATGGCCGGAGAAGAAACCTGGAACCCCCATCCACTTTTGGGATTCTCCAGTCTTCAG GTGTCGGTAGACTCATGCCTCCATCTCATTTCCAAACACAGCCCCTTTCAGGCATGTCCAGGATCACCTCTGATCTACCACTCTTGCCCCTAGTCCTGACTTCACCTCACTGTGGTCATGATAAAAATGATCATAGATGGGAACATCATAGACTACAGATTTTGAGAGAACAAGATGGAGCAGGTGATAGTGAGGATTCCAAAAGAAGGACTAG GACCCTGGACTATGTGGGGCCACAAGACTTGAATTCCCAAACTGAGTTGATCTCTCAGCAACTGGAAGAGGTGAGGAGACTTGAGATGGAGAGCCAGGCCTTGCGGTTGACTTCAGTCCATCAGAAGGCTCAATTGGCAGCCCAGGCTGAGGAGCTGGAAGTCCTGGGTCAGGCAGAGCAGGCTATGCGGGTTGAAGTAGAGGACCTTCGAGCTGCCTTGGCTGGGGCAGAGGTCATTCGGCAGAAACTGGAAGAAGGAAACAAACGAGAGCAGGAAGAGACTCAGAAGCTGCACAAGGAACAG ATCTCCCACATGACTGCAGCTCACCAGGAAGCTCTTGCTACTCTGACCAACAAGGCCTATGAGTTGGAGGAGAAACTGAAGACCATGGAATCCAAGAGGGAAGAAGAGACCAAGGAGTTGGCTGTTGTACAGAGGGAAGCTAAAATGCTAAAGGAGGAACTAAG TAAAGCCCATGCAGAGCTCAAGACCCAGGTGGCCCTTGTTGAGCAACTTAGGAGATATGTAGGGGATCAGATCCCACCAGAGAGCAAGAACCAGGCGTGGGAGCTGGAGCGCAAGCAGCTTTTGGAGACTGTGCAG AGCTTGCAAGGTGAACGGGATGCCCTGTGTATCACTTTGGAGTTGCTAGAGGTCCGAGTGCAGAGTCTTCAGGACATCCTTGCCTTACAGGAAGAGGAGCTGGGTCAAAAG TTCCAGCCGACAGACCCCCTGGAGTCTGAGTCAACCAAAAAGGCTCAGGTCTTACTGAGCCTTTGGAGGGAAAAAGTGTTTGCCTTGATGGTGCAGTTGAAAGTCCAGGAACTGGAACATAATCAACATACCCAGAAGTTGAAAGGAAAG GTGGCAGAACTTGAAGGAGAGGTGGCATCCTGGGGCCAGGAGTCAGCCATATTACATCGATCTATACAGGACAAAGCTGCTGAAGTGGAATTAGAAAAAGTTAACAGCAAG GTGCTGCAGGGGGAGTTGACTCGAGCCCAGGATGCTAGGCTCTGGCAGCAGCAGCAAACAAAAATAGCTGAGGACCAAATGAAACTTGTGGCCAATGCTGTGAGCAG TTCTCATAACTGGCTACAGGATCAGGTAGCAAAGGTGGAGGAAGCTGTAGCTCAGCTACCTAGCCTCAACAACCGAATTGGCTATGCTTCTCGACAGGTCCGTATGATTCAAG gtcttaTGGCTCGGAAATTAGCACTTGTACTGCTGCATCAAGAACAAAG CCCCCCATCTCCACTATCTGAAGAACTAGAACACGAATTGCAGCAgttaagagaagaaaggaatcGCTTAGATGAAGAGCTACAACTGAGTGCCCGCCTCATCCAACAGGAAGTGGGCCGAGCTCGGGAACAAG GGGAGGCAGAGCGAATTCAACTCAGTGAGGAGGCCCGGCACTTGGAGCAGGAGCTGCAAAAAACCCAGGAGTCTTTGGCCAAGGTTGGGATTCAGCTACAGGCAGCTCGTCTGAGCCAGATGGAGAGTACAGAAGAGGCTGCCTGCCTTCGGCGGGAGCTAACCCAGCAGCAAGAGATCTATGGGAGAG ACTTACAGGAGAAGGTGGCTGAAGTGGAGTCAAGACTTCGAGAACAGCTTTCAGAGATGGAGAAAAGACTGAATGAAGCCCGGAGAGAACATGCTAAAGCTG TGGTCTCCCTGCGCCAGGCCCAACACCAAGCAGCTCGAGACAAGGAACGTAGCCAGGAGCTGGGACGTCTGCAAGAAGCGGCCCAGAGGGAAGAAGGATTCCGGTTGAAGCAGAGGCTTCAAGAGCTGGAACAGGACAAAAACCTCATGTTG GCCACCCTAAAGCAAGAGGGTCTGCTTTCCCGTTACAAACAACAACGATTGTTTGCTATTCTTCCTCCCCCATCAGTGGAACCTGACTCTGGAGCCTCTGAAACTCTATGCCATACCAAACAACTTTTGAAAG GATCCTATATTTCTGCATTGCTGGAGGATTTGCAGGAAATGAGTGAGGCTATCACTCGAGAAGAAGAGGGAGACAATGGAAGGTGCTCAATTGTAGGATCCTCCTCTTACCAGTTGTAA